Proteins encoded by one window of Mustela erminea isolate mMusErm1 chromosome 7, mMusErm1.Pri, whole genome shotgun sequence:
- the SNX5 gene encoding sorting nexin-5 isoform X2, translating to MQKLGEGEGSMTKEEFAKMKQELEAEYLAVFKKTVSSHEVFLQRLSSHPVLSKDRNFHVFLEYDQDLSVRRKNTKEVFGGFFKSVVKSADEVLFSGVKEVDDFFEQEKNFLINYYNRIKDSCAKADKMTRSHKNVADDYIHTAACLHSLALEEPTVIKKYLLKVAELFEKLRKVESRVSSDEDLKLTELLRYYMLNIEAAKDLLYRRTKALTDYENSNKALDKARLKSKDVKLAEAHQQECCQKFEQLSESAKEELVNFKRKRVAAFRKNLIEMSELEIKHARNNVSLLQSCIDLFKNN from the exons TGAGTATCTCGCGGTCTTTAAGAAGACTGTATCCTCCCATGAGGTTTTTCTACAGCGGCTCTCTTCTCACCCTGTTCTCAGTAAGGATCGCAACTTCCATGTGTTCCTGGAATATGATCAGGAT ctaaGTGTTCGGCGGAAAAATACCAAAGAGGTGTTTGGTGGCTTTTTCAAAAGTGTGGTGAAAAGTGCTGATGAGGTCCTTTTTTCTGGAGTTAAG gaGGTAGATGACTTCTTTGAGCAAGAGAAGAATTTCCTCATTAACTATTATAATAGGATCAAGGATTCGTGTGCAAAAGCTGACAAAATGACCCGATCTCATAAAA ATGTTGCAGATGACTATATCCACACTGCAGCCTGCCTGCATAGCTTGGCTTTAGAAGAGCCCACGGTCATCAAAAA GTACCTATTGAAGGTTGCTGAGCTATTTGAAAAACTTAGG aaagtaGAAAGTCGAGTCTCCTCGGATGAAGACTTAAAGCTGACAGAGCTTCTCCGATACTACATGCTCAACATAGAGGCTGCTAAG gaTCTCTTATACAGACGCACCAAAGCCCTCACTGACTATGAGAACTCAAACAAAGCCTTGGATAAGGCCCGGTTGAAAAGCAAAGATGTCAAATTGGCTGAGGCGCACCAGCAGGAATGCTGCCAGAAATTTGAACAGCTTTCTGAATCTGCAAAAGAAG aactAGTCAATTTCAAACGAAAGAGAGTGGCAGCATTTAGAAAGAATTTAATTGAAATGTCTGAACTGGAAATAAAGCATGCCAGG AACAATGTCTCCCTCCTGCAGAGCTGCATTGACTTGTTCAAGAACAACTGA